From a region of the Nothobranchius furzeri strain GRZ-AD chromosome 12, NfurGRZ-RIMD1, whole genome shotgun sequence genome:
- the gpatch11 gene encoding G patch domain-containing protein 11 isoform X1 translates to MSDEEDDYMSDAFLNKIEDVKPGVSMVRRVKEAFKKEAKHKESNIQNRQKTYKEQEKESREAALQTSISSQNKGFALLQKMGYKSGDGLGKQSTGRIEPIPLNIKTDRGGFGMEEQKKRKAEEELHHYRQKVRARQQNEAKSLEDFRSRVRTEREERKIEADLRRSQRSCEQLDSQKGINIPREAWYWPKDNTENEEQEEEEDKEEEEEIVELTPFDKLQIITSYLRGVHFYCLWCGTTYNDEDDLCSNCPGDTAADHE, encoded by the exons ATGTCTGATGAAGAAGACGACTATATGTCTGATGCATTCcttaataaaat CGAAGACGTGAAGCCGGGAGTAAGCATGGTGAGGAGGGTAAAGGAAGCATTTAAAAAGGAAGCAAAGCATAAAGAGTCAAATATTCAGAATCGTCAGAAGACCTACAAGGAGCAGGAAAAAGAGAGTCGGGAGGCAGCTTTACAGACTTCCATCAGCAGTCAGAACAAGGGGTTTGCACTTCTTCAAAAGATGGGTTACAAATCTGGCGATGGTCTTGGAAAGCAGAGTACCG GGAGGATTGAACCAATCCCACTAAATATAAAAACAG ACCGAGGAGGGTTTGGAATGGAGGagcagaagaaaagaaaagccGAAGAGGAACTACACCATTATCGACAGAAAGTACGAGCCCGACAACAGAACGAGGCCAAGTCTCTGGAGGATTTTAG GTCGAGGGTAAGGACAGAGAGGGAGGAGCGAAAGATTGAGGCCGACCTGAGAAGGAGTCAGAGATCTTGCGAGCAGCTCGACAGTCAGAAG GGGATAAATATTCCACGAGAGGCCTGGTACTGGCCTAAAGATAACACTGAGAATGAGGagcaggaggaagaagaagataaagaagaggaagaggaaatcGTTGAATTAACT CCTTTTGATAAACTGCAAATCATAACATCTTATTTGAGAGGAGTCCATTTTTACTGCCTGTGGTGTGGGACAACCTATAATG ATGAAGACGATCTATGCTCTAACTGTCCAGGAGACACAGCTGCAGACCACGAATAA
- the gpatch11 gene encoding G patch domain-containing protein 11 isoform X2, with product MVRRVKEAFKKEAKHKESNIQNRQKTYKEQEKESREAALQTSISSQNKGFALLQKMGYKSGDGLGKQSTGRIEPIPLNIKTDRGGFGMEEQKKRKAEEELHHYRQKVRARQQNEAKSLEDFRSRVRTEREERKIEADLRRSQRSCEQLDSQKGINIPREAWYWPKDNTENEEQEEEEDKEEEEEIVELTPFDKLQIITSYLRGVHFYCLWCGTTYNDEDDLCSNCPGDTAADHE from the exons ATGGTGAGGAGGGTAAAGGAAGCATTTAAAAAGGAAGCAAAGCATAAAGAGTCAAATATTCAGAATCGTCAGAAGACCTACAAGGAGCAGGAAAAAGAGAGTCGGGAGGCAGCTTTACAGACTTCCATCAGCAGTCAGAACAAGGGGTTTGCACTTCTTCAAAAGATGGGTTACAAATCTGGCGATGGTCTTGGAAAGCAGAGTACCG GGAGGATTGAACCAATCCCACTAAATATAAAAACAG ACCGAGGAGGGTTTGGAATGGAGGagcagaagaaaagaaaagccGAAGAGGAACTACACCATTATCGACAGAAAGTACGAGCCCGACAACAGAACGAGGCCAAGTCTCTGGAGGATTTTAG GTCGAGGGTAAGGACAGAGAGGGAGGAGCGAAAGATTGAGGCCGACCTGAGAAGGAGTCAGAGATCTTGCGAGCAGCTCGACAGTCAGAAG GGGATAAATATTCCACGAGAGGCCTGGTACTGGCCTAAAGATAACACTGAGAATGAGGagcaggaggaagaagaagataaagaagaggaagaggaaatcGTTGAATTAACT CCTTTTGATAAACTGCAAATCATAACATCTTATTTGAGAGGAGTCCATTTTTACTGCCTGTGGTGTGGGACAACCTATAATG ATGAAGACGATCTATGCTCTAACTGTCCAGGAGACACAGCTGCAGACCACGAATAA